The sequence below is a genomic window from Streptosporangium lutulentum.
CCCCTGAGGCTGCGTCTGTTGAGATGAAATGTCCGATTCCGCAGAGTTGCCGGCATGCTCGCGACACCATCCTTCCGGCGGCTCGCCGGAATCTCCCTCGCCTACTTTCTCGTCCTCCTCGACACCACGGTGCTCACCGTCGCCCTGCCCGACCTGCGCGCCTCCCTCGGCGGAACGTTCGCCGACCAGCAGTGGGCCGTCAACGGCTACACGGTCGCGTTCGCCGCGTCGCTCCTGACCGGCGGGGCGGTGTCCGACAGGTATGGCGCGGCCCGGGTGTTCCGGCTGGGTGTCACCGGGTTCGGGGTGATCTCCCTGATGTGCGCTCTGGCGCCCGGCATGGGAATCCTCATCGCCCTGCGCGCGCTGCTGGGCCTGGCGGGGGCGCTCTGCCTGGGAAGCTCCCTCGGGCTGATCGCCCAGCTCCATACGGATCCCGCCGGCAGAGCGCGGGCCATGGGGGTGTGGGCGGCGCTTACCGGCACCGCGCTCGCGGCCGGTCCGCTGCTCGGCGGGCTGCTCGTGGAGTCGTACGGCTGGCGCGCGATCTTCCTCGTCAATCCGCCGCTCGCCGTGCTGAGCCTCATCGCCGTCCGAGGTCTGGTCTCGGCCATGGGGGCGGGCAGGATCGACTGGGGCGTGCAGGTCGTGGCCTGCGCCTTCCTCGGTCTACTGGCTGCGGCGATCACCGGCTTCTCCGTCCCTGCCGCCTCGCTCGCCCTCGTGGCGCTCGCCGTACTGGTCTGGCTGCAGCGGCGTGCTCCCGAGCCCGTGCTGCCGGGCG
It includes:
- a CDS encoding MFS transporter translates to MLATPSFRRLAGISLAYFLVLLDTTVLTVALPDLRASLGGTFADQQWAVNGYTVAFAASLLTGGAVSDRYGAARVFRLGVTGFGVISLMCALAPGMGILIALRALLGLAGALCLGSSLGLIAQLHTDPAGRARAMGVWAALTGTALAAGPLLGGLLVESYGWRAIFLVNPPLAVLSLIAVRGLVSAMGAGRIDWGVQVVACAFLGLLAAAITGFSVPAASLALVALAVLVWLQRRAPEPVLPGGSLRASWPGLLTGGVVNFAFSGALFVITLLLQGERGFTPLEAGLAFLPLTVPMTFNALLTGRLVARYGPGPSILAGLALLSAGLTAAPSAIGMIMVGLGLSCCLPALVADVVSTAPAGTAGTAGGLLNAVRQVGAVLGVAVMGVVAHGTADGTSRALLLAAVLTALTLVVRCGTHWAGRRAAGQDSRVPVRPPM